A window of Eriocheir sinensis breed Jianghai 21 chromosome 39, ASM2467909v1, whole genome shotgun sequence contains these coding sequences:
- the LOC127009118 gene encoding low choriolytic enzyme-like has translation MLLFFPFLVLVWAGGTGVRGEVKEVEVQQEDRLRWPDGVVHYSISEGFTVQQFKWVRKAMDIIEAETCILFEERKNAERRKPPRTLYIKPGYGCTCKVGYQTFGSVLKLHKRCFKVLGHVVHELLHALGIRHEHQRFDRNYYVHINQTAIRTAYIKNFFRRRRSLSYISNAGLPYDYESIMHYPKIGFSVGKTQAIITPIVPCAAIGQRRRMSPSDVARINRLYACTGHYFGDDIPGAVPFKVWQRQVQKLRRLEARSKW, from the coding sequence ATGCTattgtttttccctttcctcgtGCTGGTCTGGGCCGGCGGAACGGGCGTGCGGGGCgaagtgaaggaggtggaggtgcagcAGGAGGATCGGCTGAGGTGGCCGGACGGCGTCGTGCACTACAGCATCAGCGAAGGCTTCACCGTCCAGCAGTTCAAGTGGGTCCGCAAGGCCATGGACATTATCGAGGCAGAGACGTGCATCTTATTCGAGGAACGCAAAAACGCTGAGCGCCGCAAGCCGCCGAGAACCTTGTACATAAAGCCGGGCTACGGATGCACCTGCAAAGTGGGTTACCAGACCTTCGGCTCCGTGCTCAAGCTCCACAAACGCTGCTTTAAAGTGCTCGGCCATGTGGTGCATGAGCTCCTGCACGCCCTCGGCATAAGGCACGAACACCAGCGGTTTGACAGGAACTATTACGTTCATATCAACCAGACCGCCATCAGGACGGCCTACATCAAGAACTTCTTCAGACGCAGGAGGAGTCTGAGCTACATTTCCAACGCCGGTCTTCCCTACGACTACGAGAGCATCATGCACTACCCCAAGATCGGCTTCTCGGTGGGCAAGACGCAGGCCATCATCACGCCCATCGTGCCCTGCGCGGCGATCGGCCAGCGCAGGAGGATGAGTCCTTCAGACGTGGCCCGCATCAACCGCCTCTACGCCTGCACGGGCCACTACTTCGGCGACGACATCCCCGGCGCCGTGCCCTTCAAGGTGTGGCAGCGGCAGGTGCAAAAGCTGCGGCGCCTCGAGGCTCGCAGCAAGTGGTGA